From a single bacterium genomic region:
- a CDS encoding tetratricopeptide repeat protein, with the protein MRAWAVLFACLLLAAPAAAQTKTEAARAAKLCQDGAAKLKAGDVPGAEADYREALKNVPNHPDAFAGLGHAAMKKGDFKAALENYVAAKKAYVELVKKRADDADAGYYQKRMAEDQARDDKTQLQNPQMHVTDNYRNTQGAALDKRIDENRRADAPGTERRDGVPAEFDFLIGNAQFRLGMLDDARASWEASAAARPDFAPVQLNLAVLALKQRRCDEAKTRLAAAQKLGAKAPEGLLRDVAACAPSH; encoded by the coding sequence ATGCGCGCATGGGCTGTTCTCTTCGCGTGCTTGCTGCTGGCGGCGCCGGCGGCGGCGCAGACCAAGACCGAGGCCGCGCGCGCGGCCAAGCTCTGCCAGGACGGCGCGGCGAAGCTCAAGGCGGGCGACGTGCCGGGCGCGGAGGCGGACTACCGCGAGGCGCTCAAGAACGTCCCCAACCACCCCGACGCCTTCGCCGGGCTCGGGCACGCGGCGATGAAGAAGGGCGACTTCAAGGCCGCGCTCGAGAACTACGTCGCGGCGAAGAAGGCCTACGTCGAGCTGGTCAAGAAGCGCGCCGACGACGCCGACGCCGGCTACTACCAGAAGCGGATGGCGGAGGACCAGGCGCGCGACGACAAGACGCAGCTCCAGAATCCGCAGATGCACGTGACCGACAACTACCGCAACACGCAGGGGGCGGCGCTCGACAAGCGGATCGACGAGAACCGGCGGGCGGACGCGCCGGGGACCGAGCGGCGCGACGGCGTTCCGGCGGAATTCGACTTTCTGATCGGGAACGCGCAGTTCCGGCTGGGGATGCTCGACGACGCGCGCGCGAGTTGGGAGGCGTCGGCGGCGGCGCGGCCCGACTTCGCGCCGGTGCAGCTGAATCTGGCGGTTCTCGCGCTGAAGCAGCGGCGCTGCGACGAGGCGAAGACCCGCCTCGCGGCGGCGCAAAAGCTCGGGGCCAAGGCGCCGGAGGGCCTTTTGCGCGACGTCGCGGCCTGCGCTCCCTCGCATTAG